acaattttctcgaaaacgaagctatCTACGAACAAATTTCATAGAACATTTTCGATTCATCATTGTCCATAGAACCACTTTCAACTTAAATATCAGGAAAATTAATACGCTTAACCGTTTTATTGCATTATTACTTTCTCCAAGACAAGTAACTGACTTGAGGGAATCTAAAAAGTTAAAcgaattaaaatagaattagGTTTGCAAATAATAATCGCCCAGGAGATAATTCTACGtccaaaaataagtcgaaaatgtagaataagatTCTTTCACACGATACTTTGTTTCCGAGTTAACTCAATTTGAAGAGATGTCCGAcaaatatttgttatttctacttgcccCGACACTTAACTCTTATTctacaattttctcgaaaacgaagctatCTACGAACAAATTTCATAGAACATTTTCGATTCATCATTGTCCATAGAACCACTTTCAACTTAAATATCAGGAAAATTAATACGCTTAACCGTTTTATTGCATTATTATTTTCTCGAAGACAAACGACTCGTGGTAGCGAGCGTGTCAGTCGCAAGTTCTGTCAAACAAAATTGGTTTCCTAAGGGAGGAACGATTCTTTTTGCAATTACATTTCACAGGATCGGCGATACGTTACGAGTTAATATTAACGCCCTCCGTGGCGGGGATCGTTACGTGCAACTGTCACCGTGGCCGGTTAATTTCACGAGCGTGTTCGTGCGGTCACGCGAAGCGGAAAAAGCTCCAAGCTGTTGGAGCACACCGGAGATCGCTTTTGCTCGATATCTTCTCTGTCGACGACAAAAGGGCCACCCAGTGTCGGCTGAAAGTCAGCAACGATTATCGAATGAGAGAGAAAGGGGATCGGTTTCTTCGGGCTCGCGTTTCGATGCTTTCGGCGTTCTTCCGCTTTTTAATCTTCCCTCGTTTTCGTGGCCCCTCGTTCCGCCAGTTTTCGGAGCATTGCACTCGATCAAATGCATCGCGATCTCGGCCTGGCGCCAGCTTTttttcctccccccccccccccccggaaaaGCTCGCGATTTTCACGCCTGCGCGCCGAAAGATTAAAGACCCTTTCCGACTTCGAGCGTGGAAAATTAAACGAGTTTaaagtaaaattaatttcacaatTTCCGCGTAGTGGGAGGATTATTTTAATACTATCAATTAAACAGTTCCTGAGATTATTAGTAATTACTCGTATATTGTTTACTGCGAGTACTCGATCAACTCGCCTAATTCCCCCGGaataatcctctgaaataatgttgCTGTTATATCAGCTGCATGTAAATATTATTCTGCTAATATTATACTTGCTAACGCTACAGGATGGAGTATTATACGCGGGAAATTTTCACAGAAAAATGAATACGGAAAATTGACGATCGAAGAACGTTGAATACTTTCGTAATGAAATTTGTGGTTAAATTTAATGGCAAGTGGTAGAAGCACGGTGCCCCATCCAGCGAGGATTAATGTTTGACTTAAAACACGACCGAGGAAATTTTCGTGTCACTATGATTCTATGCTTCAGTAATATTCATGAATTTATGGTTAGACAGTGCCAGCTAAGCGTCTGGCTTAACACGAGCGTGACTACTGAACATGACGGTAATACGACGTGCTTTGTGTGATTAGCTTTGTATCGCGAACATATTATTCATTTTGCAAACAGCTTCAACGAGAGATTTATTAATGGACATTTATAACATATATAAATCGTTctcgtaataaaatttattccttTGGAGATCGAGTAGCTTCTAGGTACGAGTTgaaatcttttatatttttCGTGTAATTAATTGCAGAGGTACTCGTGGATAATTGagatattttttgtttaatattatAGAATAGAAATTATGTCGAGGGTATTTATGCTTGCTAAGGTAGAGTAAAGAATACAGTTACCAGCTGATATTACGATCATGGCTTTGCCAGATAACCGACGTGTCATTCGCAGAATTGTGTTTCCTTTTGGTCCGGCTATGGCCGGGCGTATCTACTGCGCGCAAGTTCTTTGCCATTCGAGCACAATCACTTTAAGCCCGCGTAAGCTGCTTTTATATTTTCTGTTACCCGCTCGCCGCTGCATTGCTATACACAAAACCCAGCTGGCTTACGGTCGATTCCACGCAAACACGTAAATATAAACCGCAAACTGATTTCGTGCAAAGGCAATCCTATTCGAAAAATGGTTCGCGCTTAATGCACACTTTGAAGCACATTCCGAGTCAAACGCTTTAAAACTTTATTTTTAGACGGATATTCCCCATCGACGCGCCTCCGGGTGTCATTAAAGACGCGGATATTTCGTTTATGTGGTTTGAAAAGCGACTGCGTTTGCTGGATTAAAATTAGCTTTGTTACGAATAGCTCAGATTTTCGATCTATTAATGAATGTCGTACGTATACGTTTTGTGGCTTttcaatttattaaaacatgTATCTTGTGGAAGCGATTAACAATGGCGAAATATTTTCTGGAActatataataattaaattgaacaTTCCACAGTTTGTGTACAGTTAAAAGTTTCGAGGTGAACGAAGAAACCTTGGATCGCGTGGCAGAGGGAGCGATAAATAGTGATTTGAGAGAGGAATCAGTTCGCTTTGGTATCTTTATACGTTCCGGTACACATACACAGATGCATGTAACGATACTGTGGAACAAGAAAATGTATTGTTTATAGATGTTATTATCTACATTAACCTTATTAAGCGATACGGTGCACCTAGAATCGAACGTTGTTAGAATCTTGGTCTACGGGGACCTTAGAAATGTGTGTACACCCCCCGGTCGTTCATTCTGCCAACATAGTGGTTTCTAATCGTATTACCGTATTTTACCCCCTATCGTTCCGTGGGTATCTCTTCGCCTTAATCCGTATCCATAGGTCGATGATGGGATTAAGTTATTAATATGGTTGAATCGAATTCATGGACGATCGGAATACTTGCTCGAGACCCTTCGCTGAAAACGTCATTTTGATGGATTCGTTTCCGCTTGTCAGGCTTTATCAGGCTTGAACaaggtatttttaatatttcaaacaattttGTCTAGGTTCGACAAAAGTAGTAGAAATTACAGGGAAACCACAAACTTAGAGGTTCATGTAAATAATAACCTTTGAAATTGGAACAGGAATTGTAATTCTAAACAAATTTTCATTGAACAGGAAGATAAAAATATCGAGTTTTCTAGTCTTTATTACGTTTTTAAACGAAGgggaaaaaattataaattaactaGAAACACGTGAAACAAAAGGAACTAAATATGTATACGTGTAAATAACGAAGCAGTAGACGATACAGCTGAATCAAATGTGTGGGTGTAATTATATAGATAAGATTATATATTTTCTCTTTGTCAGTATTCTTTGTCGGTATTCTTTGATACAAAGTCTATGAATATTAATATTGTGTATATTCTAACAAAAATTCGGTAATCATGTGGATGTTTTAAAACTACCTTCATAGTGTTCAGTGACCTATGGATGGATGCAGTGATTAGAATATAATTTCTGAATTTGGAAGATTTTTCTCACGTCTGTTCGTGATTTTATCGTTACAGGTGCAAAGAACCGGGAAGATACATGAAAGAACTTCCCCCAACAGCGGTGATAATTTGCTTCCACAACGAGGCATGGTCAGTATTGTTAAGGACTGTCCATTCCGTATTGGACAGATCGCCGGAACACCTAATCCAGGAAATCATCTTGGTCGACGACTATTCCGACATGCGTAAGAGAAGAAACTACATTTTTGATAAACGTTTAATACGAAAATAGATTGCTAAAATTCGTCACGATTGCTCTGACTGAAATTTTCCACGAGATCAACACCTTGTTTCCAAACAATTGGAtaccatttaatttaaaatttatttattctccTCAACATACACaccttaataattaattattccaAGCTTCTCAGTTAAAGTTCTGTCACCATAATTTTCTCAGTTTATTAATAATTCTCCGATCCCATAAAATATATTCGAGACAAAACAAACGAAGCTCCGTTTACGGTGTAAACGAAACGAAAAGCGCGAACGACGCGAATGTTTTACGAACAATCTAGCCAGAAATTTATCTGAGCGCCAAATCGGGAAAACTAACGTTCCGGAAGTGGATCGTTCCTACCACCCTCCCCCCTCGTGGAAAATAACAGTCTCGACCCGGACGGCGCGCGATATGAACAAATAATTGATCGACGTTGAACTTCCCTTCGCGTTGAAAAGCGCGCGTCAAACGCAGGCAAATTTTTCTACGAGACGAACGAAACGAACGGAACCCGTGGACGTCTCGCCATCGCTAGCATGTATCAACCTGTCGGAATTTTCCGAGTATACACGCGAAACATGTCGGCAAGAGCTTTCCCGTCCATTCACGTTGACCCGATCGTTACGGTGCGCGCGGTCCTCGCGCACGCGAGAGATGGATCGCGATTAATCGATCTATCGTGGAACTATGGAACACTGGCGCGATAACGAATCACCGGGCTGAATAGGGACACGCTTGCTCGGACGAAACAGCTACTCCCACGCAACGACACCCGTGGTTTCTATTTAAAAAGTTGCACCTTCGCGGCGACCAGACGATATCCTTACGAATTTTATATAACTTTCTAAAACTTCGACTGTGGAAAATTCGCAGTCTCGATCGTATTCTTTTTcgctattttttatttgtacgtGTCTCTAAATCTTCAAGAATATtgcttaacactaggtttacaaaactcttaaatattattttgaatttaattgatgtaaCGATAGAGATATATACCTTCGTTAAAAGAAAAGCTGCATTTTAATGTGACTGTCAACACagtgaattataataaaaatatgctcaACGAGTGcctgtaaacctagtgttaacacTTCTACGACTTTTCAACATATGgaaacaattaattttcaactcgaaatgttaaaggaattaaatttaaatatgatCGAAAGTAAAcactaaaacaaattttaagttatttacaattgtctaaaatgaaAATTTGGTCTCACAGTCGATGTGTTAAGTCTGATACATCGACATCTGTATTTGAGAATGTCAATTCCAGCAGTGGACGCTTTCTTTTCTCGAAATGAAACATTATACTTGGCGTTACGTTTCAGAGGAATAACCgtatagatagatagaagtttgcTAATGCTGCGGACATTGTTCGACAAGTTTTTTTCACGTCGAAGGGGGTCGGTGAAAAACAAAAGTTCGTTATCGTCGAAGTTGTTGGGCGCGAATTAATGCGTCGTCGGGTTTCAGGGCAGATAAGCGACCGAGGTCGCGCGTAACAAAAGGCCGAAGGGAATAAAAATGGCAACGGAAAGGCTGGGCAAGATTAACCCTTGACAGGACAGGTTGGGGAGGCGCAAGGTGGCTGGAACGATATAGCATGGAGGCCGTGAAATCCCCCTTAAAAGCTCGAGATAAGCTTCCGTGGCAGCATGAAAGTGTGGCTCATAAACATACCTACCCGGGAACCCCCATAGACAGCACATGGTGGATCCCGTTACAAACCGGCTGATTGTTTTATCATAGAAACGAGACAATACGCTTCCACCTTATCTTACGCGCTCGCTTTTCCTTTATCTGTCATAGGCGAGATAACGCCAGTAATAAAGACGATCCAATTAATAGCAAGGTGGAACGCGTCTTATTTGCTATCGGGGTGTAACGAGGTCAGATTACATCGCGAAATAATGGTGGCGGTGAAAAGAGGATAATCTGATGTTTCGTTGGTGTTCGAAGGTGCACTGAACAAGATCTTCCACCGATAGAAATTCTGGGATTGTTCTAGGCAGACCTGGGCAAATttcatttcgaataaaaataagacataactatttgaaataatttattttagacCTTTATTTTCAGTACCTTTGTTTGAAAATAAGAATAACGTCGAGGTATTTGTAAAATTATAGTTTCAGTAAAATTCAAGTTATATGTATCATAGGATTGTGTGTCTCTGAGTCAACGATTTTCTTACAAATGTATCTTTATGAATCCAATGTTATTTCAAAAtccaaataattataaaatgaaataacatgttgtttgaaataatatttcaaatagcgttattttaaaaatgtcCAGGTCTGGTTCTAGGAAATATTCCGCGATCGTTTCAATAGTTATTTGAATTTCATTTGagagtaattaaaaatttgttttagagCGACGAAGAAATGTCATATATTCTTTTTTAGAGAACTAGAAATCGCTGctggaatttattttatttcgtaatATTTATCGTTTTCGATGAGAGTATTTTTGTTAGATTAATTCGTGTCGCGGCATTCaacattttcaatttgttttttatCGTTTCGTAATTAATATCGCGCAAACAATTCCGCACGCGGAGCAGAATTATTGCTCGCGTTTAAAATAATATCGCGAAGTATTAACGCAACGCGGACGCGAGACGCCCGCAACGAAACGAGGATATATCATAATGATCGTTTGCATTACACGGGCCGCCTTTCGTTTCTAGGACTCGTGCCTGCGTTTCGATAGCAATTCCCAATAACTCGATGCGCCCAAACTGTCGGTAAATGAAGGGGATGCCTCGCTTTGGAAAGCCGTAATGAATTTTGCAATAATGGGTGCTCTTCGACTAAGCGAACGCTCAGGTTGTAGGAATTTATTAAGGGTTAATCAGTGTCGGAATTTCCGCGAGCCGTCTGCTCATACTCTTTGTGCCCTGATTAAGAGCAATCTACGTACACGTTAATCGCTATTGCGCTGAAAATACTCCGTTCAATTATCTTACAACGCTCGACTTTTCTTAAGTCAGCTGAAACTTTCGTTACGAAAAATCCTTTTGATTTTCTCCACCTgaaggaaaaatttaaatattgaatttcaattaaaatatattcttagCAAATCACTGACCAGATAGAAAACAGCAGAAAGTGAATTTAAACATACccaaaaaatagaaaattgcatgattcaTAGAACGTTTGATTCACCTTCTCGTCGATCCCTGAGATTATTTTCCTCTTAGTTTAGTTGTAGTTAGCCTAAGCTCCGCGGTTAAAGGCTCATCGCCTCATTTATCGTGGGTGGTTACGTATTCGTGAGATTTATCGTTTTGCAGCGCACCTTCAGCGTCAGCTCGAGGACTACATGATGAACTATCCCAAGGTGCAAATAATCAGAGCTCAAAAACGCGAGGGTCTGATCAGGGCTCGTTTATTGGGGGCTGCGGCCGCGAAAGCCCCTGTTCTGACATATTTGGACAGCCATTGCGAGTGCACCGAGGGTTGGTTGGAACCGCTTCTCGATCGGATCGCTCGCGATTCGACAACAGTCGTCTGCCCTGTGATCGACGTCATAGACGACACCACGCTGGAATATCACTGGAGGGATTCCGGCGGCGTGAACGTGGGTGGATTCGATTGGAATCTCCAGGTAAGCGAAATTCCTTCGTCGTTATTTCGCTGGGCCCTGCCAGCCATCAGAAAATAATTCCTGATTCGATCCCAAAGTTATGACAGAAATTCCTGCAGCTGCGTTTCGAACCAGAGATACGCTTTTCACGGTGATTTTATCCACCCGAGGCAGTGGTTCTTATTCtcctaaaataattttcacaGTTGCAAATAAATATTCCTAATTAAATTTCATGGATCGTTAgtctaaataattatttatttcaacaaTCTGTGAGGAGGTTGACAAGTATACATATAATTATCGTGTACAGTAAAATGGGTCGAGTACAAACGAAACGTTACAAAGAAATAATTCGTTAGAAAATGTTATCGTAATTAAATTGCATGGATAGTTAGTCTAAATTATTGTTTATTTAAGAAATCTGTGAGGAGTTTGACATGTATATAATTAACGTGTACAGTAAAATGGGTCGAGTACAAACGAAACGTTAGAAAGAAATGAATCGTTAGAAAACGttatctgataaatattttcttttctatcctCGTTTCAAGCTCGCTGTAGAAGGAATAGCTTGAAATAATTCAATGGTCAAAGCGAATGGGAACGGTGCTAGTAATATCAGAGTCCGATTTGAAAAATGTGACATTGTTCCCTCGGAGAGGGTGTCGGTGTTGAACATGCTTCCTCAGACTCTAAATTCGAGGGAGAATCAGGAAAAGGTTATCGCGGGCGAAGCAATTGTTGAAGTTCTGAAAAGCGTGAGATACGAGGAAGCAGGGAAATCTAGACAGTGAAAACGAAGGAAGCCAAACGTCGTGTCTGGAAAGAGTGTTGGTTCTCTCATTTTACCAGACGAGTTTTCCTTCCATGGAACTTTACGACTTAATAAGTCTTCGTAAATCTGATTCAGAAATAGATCTCGCTGAGCTTGGACACCggtggattgaaatgaatttttaaatcatttatTTGGAAGCTTCCTGTCACTCAAGATAAATTAAAAAGATTTTATGATATTTGGAATAGCGATATTTTTGTGTCGAAACGTTTTTATTTGCCCCATTTTACGGTACTGTTTTACTAGATTGAAATAGTTGTacctttaattaaaaatttcgcgGTTCCTGAAAATTTCTGTAAACTTTTACCGATAAATTGAATGATATCAGGAATAGACTTTACCGGAATGTTTCACGTAGATTCTGAAGGTTTCTCTGTTTCTGTATCCAGTTCAACTGGCATGCAGTTCCGGATAGGGAGAAAAAGAGGCACAAGAATCCTGCGGAGCCCGTGTGGTCGCCGACGATGGCTGGTGGCCTCTTCTCGATAGATCGAGCGTTCTTCGAGCGCCTCGGCACGTACGACAGTGGTTTCGACATTTGGGGTGGCGAAAATCTCGAGCTCTCGTTCAAGACTTGGATGTGCGGAGGTAGGTTCCCCCCGTCGCGAAATCTGGTTTGGAGAAATTGACAGAAACGAGCGGAACAGAATCCTGTTCTGAAAAACCTCCAATCTCGTCGCGCGGGAAATCCTTTAAAACGAAACACTGAATCTCCGTGATGTGTACATTCTTCCCTACAGTTCTGGCAAGACGATAATTTAATCGCGAAAAATACGCTGAGTTTCCCTCGACGTTCGATAACGATTTCCCTTTGTTTCCGCGGAAACCTCTCGAAATACGTCGACGCGAAAACTTCTGAGGGAAtgttaaaacaaatttaatattgTCAATTACTTGGTAACGTCAGAAATGAAAATGCAGTGTGAGAATAATTTTAGAAATTCTATTTATTGTCCAAAATTGCATACTCCACTTGTTATACAAAGGCAAATGTTTGACGAACCTGTTGAaatagaatttaattattaaaagcaAAATATTTACGATGATCGAAATTAACCCTGAGTGGGCCGCGAGAAACGACTTCTCGTTCGTTGATAGACGGTTTCCGGCGATCAGACGCTTCCTCGCGGAATGAAATTCGAATGGCGGCTCTAGGTACCCTGGAAATCGTGCCGTGCTCGCACGTGGGCCACATCTTCCGGAAACGTTCGCCGTACAAGTGGCGCAGCGGCGTGAACGTGCTCAAGAGGAACAGCATAAGGCTGAGCGAAGTGTGGTTGGACGAGTACGCCAAGTACTACTACCAGAGGATAGGTCACGACAAGGTGAGCGCCTCTACTCACCCGGCCGTGGAACCTTTTTCACCGAACTCTTCGACTTTTCCCCTCCGAACCCTTTCGAACGTCCCGATCTGCCTTCCCCCAGATTTACTCGAGACAATGCGTGCTCCGTCTCGAGAACGCCCAAAAATTATAACAAAAGCGTGCCGCAGTGGAATGAGTATGTTAAAGTTTATTCGAGAGCACTTGACGCGGTTTTCATTCCGAACAGCAAAGAACAATGGTGGTTTTTTGAGGTCATACTTCGTGAAAataggcaaattttattcacggatATTGGTATaagaattttaaattcattcgcgAATTTTTGCTGGCTTAAAAGGTTCGTTAATACCGGGAACTACTCAAGTGGTCAAAATTCGTAATATCTAAGAAAAGTGatagaaaatttactcgactcgaTTTTTGACAAATGTAAACGGAAATTGTTTCGTAAGCATGTTGAAGTTTCGACTGAGAACAGGTTCTTTTATTTGCGTGCGATTTTATTGAGCTCACGAGGGCATGTTGAGGCACACGTTGGTCGGAACGGTTACGATAAGGGATGACGATAACCGAGGCCGATGATGGAGAACACTGTAGACCGAGAATCGTCGTAAATGGGGCGGGGGTGGGCTATAAATGCGCCAAGTACTCTTAAAGATCGTTCGCGTGTCTTGGCTTCCACGGAAGACGCTTCTTTTATTCGCGGCTGTAACGATTTATCCTTTATTCTGGCAGCTTGTCTTTCTTTCGAACGGGATACGATCGAGGAAGCTGAGCGATAGGACAAAAATAAATCGTTTCCACGCATGTCGAATTACAGAGCATCCAAACCGTACCCATATCTTTTCTCGAGTTTCTTTTACGTCAGGAACTAGTGTTTACAGAATCATTATATACAAAATCTCAATCCACGCGCGTCGATCTCTTGCGTTTGGCAAACTCAGAAGTTCGTGTGTTCCGATCATTCGCTAGATTTGATTTTTAGAACCGATGTTAGGGGAATGTTTCGGTAATTGCTGGAATCTTTCTTAATAAAAAGTTTGAAGAATACTCTCAGCGGGCCATATTTATCGACGCGTCTTTCCATTCGGGCCGCGCGAACCGTGCATTTTATAATTAGCCGTTTCCCGCAACTTCGCGCAGAAGTCGTTTCCGTCGAGTTTTTTCCCCCCAGTTTCGTCCGCGTATCGAAAACTTCAGAACAAAaatgttttttaattaaatccctAACAAACGTCGCGTACGTGGAGATAACTATTTCATAACGCAACTAAGttttatttctaattattttcggtcgaagTACACAGCGTTGAAAATTGCTCGCCACCGTAATTAAACACCCCACGATCGTCCAAGATTCCACATAAATCGTCTTTTCATACCCTCGCAGGCATCCCCCATTATTCCACTTCGAGGCTCCTACATCGAGTCCGTAAATGGTTCCGTGTGTTTCCACTTGCCCTTAATTTCTTCCCTCTCGTTTTACGATTATATCTCTCGCGTCCCCCTTTCCGTGTCTTGAAACTCGCGCGGCCGGAAACGACGTTCACCGCGGTTCGATCGAAATTTACCAGGGTTCGCGACTTCCAGGGCAACTACGGGGACGTGTCGGACCGGAAGGCCCTGAGGAAGAAGCTGGGCTGCAAGTCGTTCAAATGGTACCTCGACAACGTCTACCCGGAGCTGTTCATACCTGGCGAGGCCGTGGCTTCCGGCGAGGTAAGGATCCGCCCGCGTCGACGCGTATCTTTTGTCCGCAGATGCAGTGAACGCTATCGGAATCAACCAGACGACCAAGGGGCCCCCACATTCGTTTCTTTAACGAGGTTACCGACTACTTTGATCCATCAAGGTGTTGAGTTACCACGCTCGGAGGCTCCTCTTCGAAGAAGAACGCGGGGGCCGGATAAATGGACGAAAGGAGGTTTCCTTTTCATCTTTTCCCGCGGTTTCTTTCTCGCGAGCGGTGAACAAACGCCCCTAATGTTTTCTCGGGGCGCCAGACTATTTGCGATCTTTCGAAGACTAGCCGATATCGAGTGTTGCCGGGTTTTCATAACGATTCTCGCGGAATTAATCTTTCAGCCATTTTTCAGCAACGCGGGGAAGCTGGAGAAATGGAGATTAGTCAACGCGGGTGCTGTAAAATAAACGATTAACAAATTGGCAGAATTTTTATTCCCCTGATTCTTTTATCACAAAAATTTCAATCGGTGGAATTGTTTGAAATTTATACAGAGTCATTTGCAACGCGATAACAAGGTGCACGGTTGTTTTTTAAAAGATAAATCGAAAGGCGCAAACCATGAATCCATTTAATTCTCAAACtgatatattataaaaaataaacctgGATAATATTCAATAGTTAGTTGACATGGTAATTAGATCAGCATACAGAGCATTATCGCCAGATTTCGTTCATAGCAAGACCTGTAAACACTGCTAGATATGTTGCACTCTACTCGAATCAAGTAGTAGCAGTCTGTATTCGGTCAGACGAAGTACCCCGCCCAGTTTTTTCGCGGAAAACATGACCTTATCCCGCTAATCGTGGTTCAACCGAACCTGGAGGTTATTCCACACAAAGAAACCTATCAAAAATgtggaatgaaattttttcataccatgcttcgttttcgagataattgaattttaataCAATTTGTCCACCGCGTCTGACCAAtattcgatatttctacttgctcCAGCGTTCAAGCTTTACTCGATGAATTTTCGACGTCAATCTTTTAGTAAACGAAGTCTCGtatcaaaaaatatttattacagaTCTATAGCGTACTTTTACACGTAAAATCGTCTCTGATTATAATTGCTAAACCACCCATATATTTAGTTATTACGAGTCACAGAGGCTATCGTAATCCGGATAAGGGTTGAAACAACGAAGGCATTAAAGTGACTCTTGACGAACCGTGCTGGTATATTAATGCATGTATTTATATTCACGTAGATATGCACGCGATGGATCAATTGTTGATAGCAGATGCAATGATTGGTGTCGATAAGCTCGCGACGGAAAACAATGCCTTCGATCGCGAAACAATGCGGGGCTGCGGTCGAAACAATCCCGATCGGATCGGAACGAAGGCACGCGCGACACCCGATCGGAAATCGATTCACCTCGATCGGTTTGTTGAATTCTTGGCTTACACCACCGAAGTTGGCGGTCGCTAGATAATGGAGGCGAATCGAACGTCGCTTCGGGCGGAGACGTTCCCCCCGAGAATTGGCAAGGCACTCGATGTTCGGTTTCGCAATTAAAGTCCTTCTTCTTTGACGGCCGGTTGCTCGCGGCCGTTATCTCCCCGTGTCGTTCGCGCAAATTTAAACGAACATCCTCCAACGGCAAACGTACCATTTTGTAATCTGAGCTACCGTGAACTTTCATACGAACTCGAGTTCTTCCTTCTCAGAATGGCGAGGAAGGT
The window above is part of the Colletes latitarsis isolate SP2378_abdomen chromosome 2, iyColLati1, whole genome shotgun sequence genome. Proteins encoded here:
- the Pgant9 gene encoding polypeptide N-acetylgalactosaminyltransferase 9 isoform X1; protein product: MGFPRRRSLWLKVAVLVTAVWATVCFLLYTEDRANAAVQGLAPSGVAAPQMANGFVPAAAALRKETPLNGQPKQSKVVQAGPEQGGGVLAAPREQDSSAPGENGRPVILPTNMTAEIKKLVDDGWLNNAFNQYVSDLISVHRTLPDPRDPWCKEPGRYMKELPPTAVIICFHNEAWSVLLRTVHSVLDRSPEHLIQEIILVDDYSDMPHLQRQLEDYMMNYPKVQIIRAQKREGLIRARLLGAAAAKAPVLTYLDSHCECTEGWLEPLLDRIARDSTTVVCPVIDVIDDTTLEYHWRDSGGVNVGGFDWNLQFNWHAVPDREKKRHKNPAEPVWSPTMAGGLFSIDRAFFERLGTYDSGFDIWGGENLELSFKTWMCGGTLEIVPCSHVGHIFRKRSPYKWRSGVNVLKRNSIRLSEVWLDEYAKYYYQRIGHDKGNYGDVSDRKALRKKLGCKSFKWYLDNVYPELFIPGEAVASGEVRNLGEGGNTCLDSPARKADLHKPAGLYPCHRQGGNQYWMLSKTGEIRRDESCLDYSGTDVVLYPCHGSKGNQQWIYNPQTKQIRHGSSDKCLAITESKQRLIMEECSSNAARQRWSFENYDPSKL
- the Pgant9 gene encoding polypeptide N-acetylgalactosaminyltransferase 9 isoform X2; amino-acid sequence: MGFPRRRSLWLKVAVLVTAVWATVCFLLYTEDRANAAVQGLAPSGVAAPQMANGFVPAAAALRKETPLNGQPKQSKVVQAGPEQGGGVLAAPREQDSSAPGENGRPVILPTNMTAEIKKLVDDGWLNNAFNQYVSDLISVHRTLPDPRDPWCKEPGRYMKELPPTAVIICFHNEAWSVLLRTVHSVLDRSPEHLIQEIILVDDYSDMPHLQRQLEDYMMNYPKVQIIRAQKREGLIRARLLGAAAAKAPVLTYLDSHCECTEGWLEPLLDRIARDSTTVVCPVIDVIDDTTLEYHWRDSGGVNVGGFDWNLQFNWHAVPDREKKRHKNPAEPVWSPTMAGGLFSIDRAFFERLGTYDSGFDIWGGENLELSFKTWMCGGTLEIVPCSHVGHIFRKRSPYKWRSGVNVLKRNSIRLSEVWLDEYAKYYYQRIGHDKGNYGDVSDRKALRKKLGCKSFKWYLDNVYPELFIPGEAVASGEIRHLISSICIDSPGKPEDLHQPVGLYPCHRQGGNQYWMLSKTGEIRRDESCLDYSGTDVVLYPCHGSKGNQQWIYNPQTKQIRHGSSDKCLAITESKQRLIMEECSSNAARQRWSFENYDPSKL